In the genome of Christensenella timonensis, one region contains:
- a CDS encoding transketolase, which translates to MLSQKEILELKRFAAKIRIETVREIGLLGVGHIGGTMSVAELIAVLYGKVLKIDPKNPEWEERDYFVVSKGHCGPAVYAALAMKGYFPMEWLETLNKDGTNLPSHTDRLKTPGVDMTTGSLGQGGSQAAGIALALKKDNKPNYVYTLFGDGECNEGQVWEMAMFANQFKLTNLIAFIDYNQQMLDGFTKEQNDIGDVAQKFADFGWYAQSIDGHNVEAIYKAIQNAKAQGKAPSMIVLNTAKGKGISWAELKPGNHNMPVSRELMEETIAELQSVLESIR; encoded by the coding sequence ATGTTGAGTCAAAAAGAAATTCTGGAACTGAAGCGTTTTGCGGCAAAGATCAGGATCGAGACGGTACGTGAGATCGGTTTGCTGGGGGTCGGGCACATCGGCGGCACCATGTCTGTGGCCGAATTGATCGCAGTCCTGTACGGGAAGGTGCTGAAGATCGATCCCAAAAACCCTGAATGGGAAGAGCGCGATTATTTTGTAGTGTCAAAAGGCCATTGCGGGCCCGCTGTGTATGCGGCGTTGGCGATGAAAGGGTATTTCCCGATGGAATGGCTGGAAACGCTGAATAAGGACGGCACGAACCTTCCCAGCCATACCGACAGGCTGAAAACGCCCGGTGTTGACATGACGACCGGATCGCTGGGCCAAGGCGGGTCGCAGGCGGCGGGAATCGCGCTGGCCCTGAAAAAGGACAACAAGCCCAATTACGTCTACACCTTGTTCGGCGACGGGGAATGCAACGAAGGACAGGTATGGGAAATGGCCATGTTCGCCAACCAATTCAAGCTGACCAACCTGATCGCGTTTATCGATTACAACCAGCAGATGCTGGATGGATTTACCAAAGAGCAGAACGACATCGGGGATGTGGCGCAGAAGTTTGCGGATTTTGGCTGGTATGCACAAAGCATCGACGGGCATAACGTGGAAGCGATCTACAAAGCGATCCAGAACGCCAAAGCACAGGGCAAGGCGCCTTCCATGATCGTACTTAACACAGCCAAGGGAAAAGGGATCAGCTGGGCGGAATTAAAGCCCGGCAATCATAATATGCCTGTTTCACGCGAATTGATGGAAGAGACAATCGCAGAATTGCAGAGTGTCTTGGAGTCGATCCGATAG
- a CDS encoding SDR family NAD(P)-dependent oxidoreductase, producing MDEMEEWKMNLPMFDLTSKVAIVTGSTKGLGRGIANGLAQAGANIVVCSRTAGECDAVAREIKETYGVETLSKATDVSRPESVEALLQATLDKFGKIDILVNNAGTAVTKRAEELTIDEWDRVMNVNLRGVFMLTQAVGKKMIAQKAGKIINIASIFGIVGDKAVLPYLASKGAVLQMTRGLALEWTKYNIQVNAVAPGYVMTPMNEKELGEEKVYQYITGKIPMRRLGKAEEIAGAVVYLASEAANYVTGSTIAVDGGWLAQ from the coding sequence ATGGATGAAATGGAGGAATGGAAGATGAATTTGCCGATGTTTGATTTGACGTCAAAGGTGGCGATCGTTACGGGGAGTACCAAGGGGCTGGGACGCGGTATAGCCAACGGGCTTGCGCAGGCGGGCGCAAATATTGTCGTTTGCAGCAGGACAGCCGGTGAATGTGACGCGGTGGCACGGGAAATCAAGGAGACATATGGGGTAGAAACGCTGTCAAAAGCGACGGACGTTTCGAGGCCGGAATCAGTCGAAGCGCTTCTGCAGGCAACTCTCGATAAATTTGGGAAGATCGACATCCTGGTGAACAACGCGGGTACGGCCGTCACCAAGCGGGCGGAGGAGCTCACGATAGACGAATGGGATCGCGTGATGAACGTAAACCTCCGGGGCGTATTTATGCTGACGCAGGCCGTCGGCAAAAAAATGATCGCGCAAAAGGCGGGGAAAATCATCAACATCGCTTCCATCTTCGGGATCGTGGGGGATAAAGCGGTATTGCCTTACCTCGCAAGCAAGGGAGCGGTGCTGCAGATGACGCGGGGGCTGGCGTTGGAATGGACAAAGTACAATATCCAGGTCAATGCCGTTGCGCCGGGTTATGTGATGACGCCCATGAACGAAAAAGAACTGGGCGAGGAGAAGGTCTACCAATATATCACCGGAAAGATCCCCATGCGGCGTTTGGGGAAAGCCGAAGAAATTGCGGGGGCGGTCGTTTATTTGGCCTCTGAAGCGGCAAATTATGTGACGGGTTCGACGATCGCCGTAGACGGCGGATGGCTGGCGCAGTAA
- a CDS encoding phosphotriesterase family protein, producing MAKINSVTGPLDTRDLGRTLMHEHILICDWSVRIANKNWFDRDELVRMAVRELQLTKETGVKTIVDCTPINLGRDVDILTEVADKSGMQIIASTGFYCQEEPWMIGKPESELVRVMVDDIEKGMQGKAVKAGIIKVATDDTLGLTENNIRVLKAAAKAHLETGVPITTHSNAKQKTGLLQQDIFEEAGVNLKNVVIGHVGDSNDIGFLEEVLGRGSFIGMDRFGDNNFNPLRKRIDTLVKMIKRGHESHIILSQDSDVFIDFGANTWEIKRKKTPENRTPEERDLRYIDRLVLPELRKSDVTEAQINKVLEDNPRRVFEQGN from the coding sequence ATGGCAAAAATAAATAGTGTGACAGGGCCTCTGGATACCCGGGACCTGGGGAGGACGCTGATGCACGAGCACATCCTGATATGCGACTGGTCGGTGCGGATAGCGAACAAAAACTGGTTTGACAGGGATGAGCTGGTGCGTATGGCGGTACGCGAACTGCAATTGACGAAAGAGACGGGCGTCAAGACCATTGTGGATTGTACGCCGATCAACCTCGGACGGGATGTCGATATCTTAACAGAAGTAGCCGACAAGTCGGGGATGCAGATCATAGCGTCGACGGGCTTTTACTGCCAGGAGGAACCGTGGATGATTGGGAAGCCGGAATCCGAGCTGGTGCGCGTGATGGTGGACGACATTGAAAAGGGGATGCAGGGAAAAGCGGTTAAAGCAGGTATCATCAAGGTGGCGACAGACGATACGCTGGGCCTTACCGAAAACAACATCAGGGTATTAAAAGCTGCGGCAAAAGCGCATTTGGAGACAGGCGTACCCATAACGACACATTCCAACGCAAAGCAAAAGACCGGGCTTTTGCAGCAGGATATCTTTGAAGAAGCGGGCGTGAACCTGAAAAACGTCGTGATTGGGCATGTGGGCGACAGCAATGATATCGGCTTTTTGGAAGAGGTGCTGGGGCGCGGGAGCTTTATCGGTATGGATCGCTTCGGCGACAATAATTTCAACCCGCTCAGGAAGCGGATCGATACGCTCGTCAAAATGATTAAAAGAGGCCATGAAAGCCATATCATTTTGTCGCAGGACAGCGACGTGTTTATTGATTTTGGAGCCAACACGTGGGAGATCAAGCGGAAGAAAACGCCTGAAAACCGTACGCCCGAGGAACGCGACCTAAGGTATATCGACAGGCTGGTATTACCGGAGCTGCGGAAAAGCGACGTGACGGAAGCACAGATAAACAAGGTGCTGGAAGATAACCCGAGAAGGGTATTTGAACAAGGAAATTGA
- a CDS encoding transketolase family protein: MNIKLAKENVLETTEMRNAYTDALIELAENNRDIIALDCDLMGAMGTARFLKRFPDQTVNCGIQEANMYGVAAGMSRLGKIPFAHTFGVFSARRACDQIYESCCYPRLNVKVVGSDPGISAQINGGTHMAFEDLGIMRSFPTMTVIEPTDSTVMKCMVKLAAETYGNFYLRLVRRSAVKVYEEGSVFEIGKAVPIRDGKDVTLIAMGLCVAESIKAAKLLEEKGISARVIDMLTIKPLDEQAIVEAARDTGAIVTAENHYTETGLGAAVSEAVVQNYPVPVEIVGMPDTFGEVGQLEYLKKKFGMTAEDIATAAEKAIRRKQK, from the coding sequence ATGAACATCAAACTGGCAAAAGAAAATGTTCTCGAAACAACTGAGATGAGAAATGCATATACGGATGCATTGATCGAGCTGGCGGAAAACAACAGGGATATTATTGCCTTGGACTGCGACTTGATGGGCGCGATGGGTACGGCACGGTTTTTGAAGCGTTTCCCAGATCAAACGGTAAACTGTGGGATCCAGGAGGCGAATATGTACGGCGTGGCGGCGGGGATGTCGCGGCTGGGGAAAATACCGTTCGCGCATACGTTCGGCGTGTTTTCGGCCAGGCGTGCCTGCGACCAGATTTATGAGTCGTGCTGCTATCCCCGGCTGAATGTAAAGGTGGTGGGCAGCGATCCGGGCATCTCGGCGCAGATCAACGGCGGGACACACATGGCATTTGAAGACCTGGGAATCATGAGGAGTTTCCCGACGATGACGGTGATCGAGCCGACGGACTCTACGGTCATGAAATGCATGGTCAAGCTGGCGGCTGAAACATATGGGAATTTCTATTTAAGGCTGGTTCGCAGGAGCGCAGTCAAGGTCTATGAAGAAGGATCGGTTTTCGAGATCGGAAAAGCAGTGCCGATCCGTGACGGAAAAGACGTTACGCTGATCGCGATGGGCCTGTGTGTGGCGGAGTCCATCAAAGCGGCAAAGCTGCTGGAGGAAAAGGGGATTTCCGCACGCGTGATCGATATGCTCACGATCAAGCCTTTAGATGAGCAAGCGATTGTTGAAGCGGCGCGCGACACCGGGGCGATCGTAACGGCGGAGAACCACTATACGGAAACAGGGCTGGGAGCGGCAGTCTCGGAAGCAGTCGTACAGAACTATCCCGTACCAGTGGAAATCGTCGGTATGCCGGATACCTTCGGCGAAGTCGGCCAGCTTGAATATCTGAAGAAAAAATTTGGCATGACAGCGGAGGATATTGCGACCGCGGCGGAAAAAGCGATCCGAAGGAAACAAAAATAA
- a CDS encoding enoyl-CoA hydratase/isomerase family protein → MKSIKVEKKEGIAILTVDRAESMNALSSQVIAQMHAALQELDADAYVHAVILTGAGEKAFVAGADIAELESMYIHDVANYIGSGQSLLFKLEQMKKPVIAAINGFALGGGCELAMACDIRICSENARFGLPEVTLGIFPGFGGTQRLPGIVGKSHAMRMILTGDTVDAQTAEKIGLTDLVTTREGLMPEAEKLAKRIRANAPLAVEYAKKAVNYGAVSSREGYGYEMRLFCECFATGDKEEGMSAFLEKRRPCFQGK, encoded by the coding sequence ATGAAATCGATTAAGGTGGAAAAAAAAGAGGGGATCGCGATTCTGACGGTCGACCGGGCGGAAAGTATGAATGCGTTAAGCAGCCAGGTGATCGCGCAAATGCATGCTGCGCTGCAGGAATTGGACGCCGACGCGTATGTGCATGCGGTCATCCTTACCGGGGCTGGGGAAAAGGCCTTTGTTGCGGGAGCGGACATCGCCGAACTGGAAAGCATGTACATCCATGACGTAGCAAATTATATCGGCAGCGGACAATCCCTGCTTTTCAAGCTGGAGCAGATGAAAAAGCCGGTAATCGCCGCCATCAATGGATTTGCGCTGGGCGGCGGCTGCGAGCTGGCCATGGCGTGCGACATCCGTATTTGTTCGGAAAATGCCCGCTTCGGCCTACCCGAGGTAACGCTGGGGATATTCCCGGGTTTTGGCGGTACGCAGAGGCTGCCGGGGATCGTTGGCAAATCGCACGCCATGCGGATGATATTGACCGGGGACACGGTCGATGCGCAAACGGCGGAAAAGATCGGCCTGACAGACCTTGTGACGACCAGGGAAGGGCTGATGCCCGAGGCGGAAAAGCTTGCGAAGCGGATACGCGCCAATGCGCCGCTTGCAGTAGAATATGCGAAAAAAGCGGTCAATTACGGCGCGGTAAGCAGCCGGGAGGGATACGGCTATGAAATGCGCCTTTTCTGCGAATGCTTTGCGACCGGCGATAAGGAGGAAGGAATGAGCGCCTTTTTGGAAAAGCGCAGGCCCTGTTTTCAGGGAAAATAG
- a CDS encoding CoA transferase subunit A codes for MTNWKKQHDKRTTLKEAVSRFVADGSSICFSGMGGAQCVAQTYEVIRQGKKDLTLIGDSPCEAGDLLAGAGCVKRMEIAFCSYAVAGLGYNFRRAVESGIPHKVEVVDYSNYTIGLRFLAGALNIPYMPSRSLMGSDLPTYNKDIKIEKDPYTGELVSLVPAVAPDTAIIHVSRADKRGNGQMFGFSSNAENMARAAKHTILTCEELVLTDEIRKNGNLTIIPEYCVDAVVELPYACHPWNMPFAYAYDIPFHARQLEQFAQREDFLKWLDEWCYKTGSHEGYLEKVGYGRLSELARVERRFSKLRY; via the coding sequence ATGACGAATTGGAAGAAACAACATGATAAAAGGACAACGCTCAAAGAAGCGGTGTCGCGGTTTGTCGCGGACGGGTCGAGCATTTGCTTCAGCGGTATGGGCGGGGCGCAATGCGTGGCGCAGACCTATGAAGTGATACGGCAGGGAAAAAAAGACCTGACGCTGATCGGCGACAGCCCGTGTGAAGCGGGGGATCTGCTGGCCGGGGCGGGCTGCGTCAAAAGAATGGAGATCGCGTTTTGCTCTTACGCCGTAGCGGGGCTGGGATACAATTTCCGCCGTGCCGTGGAGAGCGGGATCCCGCATAAGGTAGAGGTCGTGGATTATTCAAACTATACCATCGGGCTGCGTTTCCTCGCGGGGGCGCTGAACATTCCCTACATGCCCTCCCGTTCGCTGATGGGTTCCGACCTGCCGACGTACAACAAGGATATCAAAATAGAAAAGGATCCATATACGGGGGAGCTGGTCTCGCTCGTTCCGGCAGTTGCGCCGGATACGGCCATCATACACGTATCGAGGGCCGACAAGCGGGGGAACGGACAGATGTTCGGCTTCTCATCAAACGCGGAAAACATGGCCAGGGCGGCAAAGCATACGATCCTGACCTGCGAAGAGCTGGTCTTGACGGATGAGATCAGGAAAAACGGGAATTTGACGATCATACCGGAGTATTGTGTCGACGCGGTCGTGGAGCTTCCCTATGCCTGCCACCCATGGAACATGCCTTTTGCTTACGCGTACGATATTCCTTTCCATGCCCGGCAGCTGGAACAGTTTGCCCAGCGGGAGGATTTTTTGAAGTGGCTGGACGAATGGTGCTACAAAACAGGCAGCCATGAAGGATACCTGGAAAAGGTAGGATATGGACGGCTTTCCGAACTGGCGCGTGTCGAGCGCAGGTTCAGCAAGCTTAGATATTGA
- a CDS encoding 3-hydroxyacyl-CoA dehydrogenase NAD-binding domain-containing protein yields MEKILVAGAGTMGSGIAQVFAQAGYCVLLYDIGQPFVDKGIERIEKTLSRMVGKALLEGEDKAKILGNIAPLYDLCGADGISLAVEAISEDMQAKVRLYGQLDDILKDGALIASNTSALSITELAAQTKRPENFIGMHFFNPANTMKLVEVIKGLQTSDATLYKAKEYVRRIGKTGVEVEESPGFVVNRMLVPMINEAAFLLSEGIASANDIDYAMKLGANHPIGPLALADLIGVDVCLAVMETLYEKFGDTKYRACPLLHKMVAAGYLGRKTKKGFYAY; encoded by the coding sequence ATGGAAAAAATACTCGTCGCGGGAGCCGGGACAATGGGCAGCGGGATCGCGCAGGTTTTTGCGCAGGCCGGTTATTGCGTCCTGCTGTACGATATCGGGCAACCGTTTGTCGACAAGGGGATCGAAAGGATAGAAAAGACGCTTTCCAGGATGGTTGGAAAAGCGCTGCTCGAGGGAGAGGACAAGGCGAAGATACTGGGCAATATCGCGCCGCTTTACGACCTTTGCGGGGCTGACGGGATCAGCTTGGCGGTTGAGGCCATCAGCGAGGACATGCAGGCGAAAGTACGGCTGTACGGGCAGCTTGACGATATCTTAAAGGATGGCGCCCTCATTGCCTCCAATACCTCGGCCCTCAGCATCACAGAGCTGGCGGCGCAAACCAAAAGGCCGGAAAACTTTATTGGGATGCATTTTTTCAATCCTGCCAACACCATGAAGCTGGTCGAGGTCATCAAAGGGCTCCAGACTTCGGACGCGACGCTTTACAAGGCGAAGGAATATGTGCGGCGGATCGGGAAGACGGGCGTGGAAGTGGAAGAATCCCCCGGCTTTGTCGTGAACCGCATGCTGGTGCCCATGATCAACGAAGCGGCCTTCCTGCTTAGCGAGGGCATAGCGAGCGCCAACGACATCGATTATGCGATGAAGCTGGGAGCCAACCATCCGATCGGCCCGCTGGCACTGGCAGACCTGATCGGCGTGGATGTATGCCTTGCCGTGATGGAAACGCTGTATGAAAAATTTGGAGATACCAAGTACAGGGCGTGCCCGCTGCTGCATAAGATGGTCGCCGCCGGTTATTTGGGCAGGAAGACGAAAAAAGGATTTTACGCATATTGA
- a CDS encoding thiolase family protein: MNEVVIVSACRTAIGNFMGALQNVPARELAITVGREAISRANLSPEMIDEICMGQLYTGMQGSLPARQVSMRIGMPEKSNAVNVNQNCASGMRALEIACHNIMLGKTDFGLVVGVESMTNAPYLLPKARMGYRMGPGSVEDSMLCDGLYDELVGGHMGVTAENVAERYKITRAECDELAMLSNNRAVEAIDQGRFEREIIPVTVKSKKGETCFCRDEHPVRIDSIDEIGGLRPVFKKEGVVTAANASGINDGAAAVVVTSAKRAAELGIKPLLKLVNICGEGVAPEVMGLGPAVAIPKCLKQAGMRFEEVEYWEINEAFAAQWLGVGRMLEENGISLAMDKVNHNGSGIALGHPVGCTGLRIVVSLLHEMQRLDLKNGGASLCVGGGPAMASLWTRAF, encoded by the coding sequence ATGAACGAAGTAGTAATCGTAAGCGCCTGCCGTACGGCGATCGGAAACTTTATGGGGGCATTGCAAAATGTCCCCGCCAGGGAATTGGCCATCACTGTCGGTAGGGAAGCGATAAGCAGGGCCAACCTTTCCCCGGAGATGATTGACGAGATTTGCATGGGGCAATTGTATACCGGTATGCAGGGCTCGCTGCCCGCCCGGCAGGTTTCCATGAGAATCGGGATGCCGGAGAAAAGCAATGCCGTCAACGTGAACCAGAACTGTGCATCGGGTATGCGCGCACTGGAAATCGCCTGCCACAATATCATGCTGGGCAAGACGGATTTTGGACTGGTCGTGGGAGTGGAAAGCATGACGAATGCGCCGTACCTTCTTCCCAAGGCGAGGATGGGGTATCGCATGGGGCCGGGCAGCGTGGAGGACAGCATGCTGTGCGACGGGCTTTATGACGAACTCGTGGGCGGGCATATGGGGGTCACGGCGGAAAACGTGGCCGAAAGATACAAGATCACGCGCGCGGAATGTGACGAGCTGGCAATGCTGAGCAACAACAGGGCGGTCGAAGCGATCGACCAAGGGCGCTTCGAGCGGGAAATTATCCCTGTGACGGTCAAAAGCAAAAAAGGTGAAACCTGCTTCTGCAGGGATGAACACCCGGTGCGCATAGACAGCATCGACGAGATCGGCGGATTGCGGCCGGTGTTCAAAAAAGAGGGGGTTGTTACGGCGGCAAACGCATCCGGGATCAACGACGGGGCGGCTGCGGTCGTGGTGACATCGGCAAAAAGGGCGGCAGAATTAGGGATCAAGCCGCTGCTCAAGCTGGTCAATATCTGCGGGGAGGGTGTGGCCCCGGAGGTGATGGGACTCGGCCCGGCGGTAGCGATCCCCAAATGTTTAAAGCAAGCGGGCATGCGGTTTGAAGAAGTGGAGTATTGGGAGATCAACGAAGCGTTCGCGGCCCAGTGGCTGGGCGTTGGACGCATGCTGGAAGAAAATGGGATATCCCTTGCCATGGACAAGGTCAATCACAATGGCTCGGGCATTGCCCTGGGGCATCCCGTGGGATGTACCGGACTGCGCATCGTCGTTTCCCTGCTGCATGAAATGCAGCGGCTGGATCTCAAGAACGGCGGGGCGTCATTGTGCGTGGGCGGCGGCCCGGCGATGGCATCGCTTTGGACACGGGCATTTTAA
- a CDS encoding 4-hydroxyphenylacetate 3-hydroxylase family protein produces MMTGNEYRESLRKLKPVIYFEGKRITVDDPMIAPHVNAAAMTYDAAHDALTEDLATATSHISGEKINRWTHIHQSQEDLVKKVKLLRMVAQRTGSCFQRCVGWDALNALYSTTYDMDQKLGTDYHQRFVKYLEYVQKSDIMVAGAMTDPKGDRGLAPSQQADPDLFVHITERREDGIVIRGAKMHMTGMVNSHEMLIMPTAAMKEEDRDYAVSCAIPVDAPGVTHVFGRQTNDDRKKCKMDQGNCMYGIVGGEAITILEDVFVPWDKVFMAGEYEFSGSLVERFATLHRQNYGGCKSGVSDVVTGASAAMAEYNGAGKASHIKDKLIEMMHLTESLYCCSVACSAEGGKLPSGAYYPDPMLGNIVKQNVTRNIYEIDRLSHDIAGGLIATLPSEQDFEDPEIGGKLKKYLAGKADYPVEDRYRMARLLENMTGGTALVESMHGAGSPQAQRIMMYRMGNLPMKVKLAQDLAGIDREKEKK; encoded by the coding sequence ATGATGACGGGAAACGAATACAGGGAAAGCTTGAGGAAGCTTAAACCGGTCATATATTTTGAAGGAAAAAGGATCACGGTTGACGACCCGATGATCGCGCCGCACGTGAATGCCGCAGCCATGACCTATGACGCTGCGCATGACGCGCTCACGGAGGATCTGGCGACAGCCACCTCGCATATCAGCGGGGAGAAAATCAACCGTTGGACACATATCCACCAGAGCCAGGAAGATTTGGTGAAAAAGGTAAAACTGCTGCGCATGGTCGCCCAGCGTACAGGTTCCTGCTTCCAGCGCTGCGTAGGATGGGACGCACTGAATGCGCTTTATTCTACCACCTATGATATGGACCAGAAGCTTGGGACGGATTACCACCAGAGATTTGTCAAATATCTGGAGTATGTCCAGAAAAGCGATATCATGGTCGCTGGAGCGATGACGGATCCCAAAGGCGACAGGGGGCTTGCCCCCTCGCAGCAGGCAGACCCGGATCTCTTTGTACATATTACTGAAAGGCGCGAGGACGGCATCGTCATACGCGGGGCCAAAATGCACATGACGGGCATGGTGAATTCCCATGAGATGCTCATTATGCCCACCGCCGCGATGAAGGAAGAGGATCGGGACTATGCCGTTTCCTGCGCGATCCCGGTGGACGCACCCGGCGTGACGCATGTTTTTGGCCGCCAGACGAACGACGACCGGAAGAAATGCAAAATGGATCAGGGCAATTGCATGTACGGGATCGTAGGCGGGGAGGCGATCACGATCTTAGAAGACGTATTCGTGCCGTGGGACAAGGTGTTTATGGCTGGGGAATATGAGTTCTCCGGTTCCCTCGTGGAGCGTTTTGCCACGCTGCACCGCCAAAATTACGGTGGATGCAAAAGCGGGGTGAGCGACGTTGTGACGGGTGCTTCGGCCGCGATGGCGGAATACAACGGCGCGGGAAAGGCCTCCCACATAAAGGATAAACTCATCGAAATGATGCACCTGACCGAAAGCCTGTACTGCTGCTCTGTAGCATGTTCCGCAGAAGGCGGCAAGCTGCCGTCGGGCGCCTATTATCCCGACCCGATGCTGGGAAATATCGTAAAACAGAATGTGACCCGAAATATCTACGAGATCGACAGGCTTAGCCACGATATCGCGGGAGGACTGATCGCGACCTTGCCCTCGGAACAGGATTTCGAGGATCCCGAGATCGGCGGGAAGCTGAAAAAGTATTTGGCGGGCAAAGCCGATTATCCTGTCGAGGACAGGTACCGGATGGCGCGGCTATTAGAAAATATGACGGGCGGCACAGCGCTGGTGGAAAGTATGCATGGGGCGGGTTCGCCGCAGGCGCAGCGGATCATGATGTACCGCATGGGCAACCTGCCGATGAAAGTAAAGCTGGCGCAGGATCTGGCGGGGATCGACCGGGAAAAGGAAAAGAAGTAA
- a CDS encoding zinc-dependent alcohol dehydrogenase, producing MKAAIVRKHGEINVEEAPVPEIQEGEALIKVKYNGICGSDLHVMAGEHKTAALPVIMGHEFVGELADFKSKEAVDLKVGDHVAAQPYNSCRTCEACITGLENVCSKLSIIGVHENGGFAEYVKVPLRKVFKLPEEMDLKLAALIEPLAVAVHDVRQSNFLVGQSAFVIGGGPIGILIALVARLSGASKVVISEINEYRSNFARELGFQVINPAEEDAAAAALLMTQGKGFDAVYEVSGTAPGAALMTKVCKTGGKVVIVGVPTQPVLVDTIDVFSRQLNIIGVRIHSQLNFGAAIGIIESGVIDEALEKFITKVYKLDDVKEAMDYSYNDKEHFKVLLQVY from the coding sequence ATGAAAGCAGCAATCGTAAGAAAGCACGGTGAGATCAACGTTGAGGAAGCACCCGTACCGGAGATACAGGAAGGCGAAGCATTGATCAAGGTTAAGTACAATGGAATTTGCGGCTCCGACCTGCACGTGATGGCAGGGGAGCACAAAACGGCCGCGCTGCCCGTTATCATGGGGCATGAATTTGTCGGCGAGCTGGCGGATTTTAAATCGAAAGAAGCGGTCGACCTGAAGGTCGGCGACCATGTGGCGGCACAGCCGTATAATTCCTGCCGTACCTGCGAAGCATGCATCACAGGGCTGGAAAATGTGTGCTCCAAACTAAGCATCATCGGCGTGCATGAGAACGGCGGGTTTGCGGAATATGTGAAAGTACCGCTGCGCAAAGTATTCAAGCTGCCGGAAGAAATGGATTTGAAACTGGCGGCGCTGATAGAGCCGTTGGCGGTTGCTGTCCATGATGTGCGGCAAAGCAATTTCCTGGTGGGGCAAAGCGCGTTTGTGATCGGCGGCGGCCCGATCGGGATATTGATTGCCCTGGTCGCACGCTTAAGCGGCGCCTCCAAAGTAGTGATCAGCGAGATCAACGAATACCGCAGCAATTTCGCACGGGAGCTTGGTTTTCAAGTGATCAATCCGGCGGAAGAGGATGCTGCCGCCGCTGCGCTTTTGATGACGCAGGGCAAGGGCTTTGACGCGGTATACGAAGTTTCAGGGACTGCGCCCGGCGCCGCGTTGATGACGAAGGTATGCAAAACGGGTGGCAAGGTCGTGATCGTAGGCGTACCGACCCAGCCTGTGCTTGTGGATACGATAGACGTATTTTCCCGCCAGCTGAACATCATTGGCGTACGGATACACAGCCAGCTCAATTTTGGCGCCGCGATCGGCATCATTGAATCGGGTGTGATCGACGAAGCCCTGGAAAAATTCATCACAAAGGTCTACAAGCTGGACGATGTGAAGGAAGCGATGGATTATTCCTACAATGATAAGGAACACTTCAAGGTACTGCTGCAGGTGTATTGA